In the genome of Nocardioides seonyuensis, one region contains:
- a CDS encoding ParA family protein: MVVANQKGGVGKTTSTVNVAAGLAQLGQRVLVIDLDPQGNASTALSVPHHRGVPSTYDMLVEGSPLADVVTESPDLPGLWVVPATIDLAGAEIELVSVVARENRLNRAIEAHPLVGRAEDVGDDRFDYVFIDCPPSLGLLTLNALVAGREMFIPIQAEYYALEGLGQLLETVEMVRQHLNPRLVVSTILLTMYDARTRLAAGVAEEVRGHFGDEVLKTAVPRSVRVSEAPSYGQTVMTYDPASPGALSYLEAAREIASKGAPA; this comes from the coding sequence ATGGTCGTGGCCAACCAGAAGGGCGGGGTCGGCAAGACCACGTCCACAGTCAACGTCGCTGCGGGCCTGGCCCAGCTAGGACAGCGGGTCCTGGTCATCGACCTCGATCCCCAGGGCAACGCCTCCACGGCGCTGAGCGTGCCGCACCACCGCGGCGTGCCGTCGACCTACGACATGCTGGTGGAGGGCTCACCTCTCGCCGACGTCGTCACCGAATCACCTGATCTTCCCGGCCTCTGGGTGGTCCCCGCCACCATCGACCTCGCCGGCGCGGAGATCGAGCTCGTCAGTGTCGTGGCACGCGAGAACAGGCTCAACCGGGCGATCGAGGCACACCCCCTCGTGGGACGCGCCGAGGACGTCGGCGACGACCGCTTCGACTACGTCTTCATCGACTGCCCGCCATCACTGGGGCTCCTGACCCTGAACGCCCTGGTGGCCGGTCGGGAGATGTTCATCCCGATCCAGGCCGAGTACTACGCCCTCGAGGGTCTTGGACAGCTCCTCGAGACTGTCGAGATGGTGCGCCAGCACCTCAACCCTCGCCTGGTGGTCTCCACCATCCTCCTGACGATGTACGACGCCCGCACCCGGCTCGCAGCCGGCGTCGCCGAGGAGGTGCGAGGCCACTTCGGAGACGAGGTGCTCAAGACGGCCGTGCCCCGATCGGTGCGCGTGTCCGAGGCTCCGTCCTACGGACAGACCGTGATGACCTACGACCCCGCTTCTCCGGGCGCGCTCTCCTACCTCGAGGCGGCTCGTGAGATCGCCAGCAAGGGAGCCCCCGCATGA
- a CDS encoding ParB/RepB/Spo0J family partition protein gives MNATNPPRRGLGRGLGSLIPTAPAQTRDGAGTAPTGTGTEGESPSRGEGAPHPAPGTTVEGPGSPATIDGAWFAELPIGSIRPNARQPRQVFEEEALAELVHSIKEVGLLQPVVVRKRGDDDYELIMGERRWRASQEAGRDTIPAIVRDTDDVDMLRDALLENLHRSQLNPLEEAAAYGQLLEDFGCTHEELAQRIGRSRPQISNTLRLLKLSPAVQRRVAAGVLSAGHARALLSVDDPDVQDRLAGRVTAEGISVRGLEEIVSLGTEPERPTRLQRSKPTAPGLADLAERLSDRLETRVKVDLGKSKGKITVEFASLEDLRRIVDVMDPRNRDDRPI, from the coding sequence ATGAACGCCACCAACCCGCCACGCCGCGGTCTGGGCAGGGGCCTGGGCTCACTGATCCCGACCGCACCCGCGCAGACCCGCGACGGTGCCGGCACGGCACCGACCGGTACTGGTACCGAGGGGGAGTCCCCATCTCGGGGCGAGGGAGCCCCGCACCCAGCACCCGGGACGACGGTCGAGGGTCCGGGCTCGCCGGCGACCATCGACGGAGCCTGGTTCGCTGAGCTGCCCATCGGCTCGATCCGCCCGAACGCCCGCCAGCCTCGACAGGTGTTCGAGGAGGAGGCGCTGGCCGAGCTGGTGCACTCCATCAAGGAGGTCGGACTGCTGCAGCCGGTCGTCGTACGCAAGCGCGGTGACGACGACTATGAGCTCATCATGGGGGAGCGGCGCTGGCGGGCGTCGCAGGAAGCCGGCCGGGACACGATCCCCGCGATCGTGCGCGACACCGACGACGTCGACATGCTGCGCGACGCCCTCCTGGAGAACCTCCACCGCTCCCAGCTCAACCCCCTCGAGGAGGCCGCCGCCTACGGTCAGCTGCTCGAGGACTTCGGCTGCACCCACGAGGAGCTCGCCCAGCGCATCGGGCGCTCGCGTCCCCAGATCTCCAACACCCTTCGCCTGCTCAAGCTCTCACCCGCGGTTCAGCGCCGCGTGGCCGCGGGCGTCCTCTCCGCCGGCCACGCTCGCGCCCTGCTCAGCGTCGACGATCCCGATGTCCAGGACCGTCTCGCCGGCCGCGTGACGGCCGAGGGGATCAGCGTCCGCGGCCTCGAGGAGATCGTCTCCCTCGGCACCGAACCCGAGCGGCCCACCAGGCTCCAGCGCAGCAAGCCGACCGCTCCCGGGCTCGCCGACCTCGCGGAGCGGCTCTCCGACCGGCTCGAGACCCGCGTCAAGGTCGACCTGGGGAAGTCCAAGGGCAAGATCACCGTGGAGTTCGCCAGCCTCGAGGACCTCCGCCGCATCGTGGACGTCATGGACCCCCGCAACCGCGACGACCGGCCCATCTGA
- a CDS encoding lysophospholipid acyltransferase family protein: MRDLTYPAIIRTALAGFKLLGQRFEMTGTEHVPTHGGVLLVCNHVGYLDFIYGGLAAHPSRRLVRFMAKREVFDHAVGGPVMRSMHHISVDRGEGLQSFQDAVSYLRSGEAVGIFPEATISRSFELKEFKTGAVRIAAEAGVPLVPVVLWGTQRLFTKDHPRDFSRGKTIAISVGEPLHPTGADPVAETAELKSRMAVLLDETIARYPAEEQPAGSWWLPARHGGTAPTLERAAELDAEEKAERARRRAARAAGDS, from the coding sequence ATGCGCGACCTGACCTACCCCGCGATCATCCGCACTGCCCTGGCCGGCTTCAAGCTGCTGGGCCAGCGGTTCGAGATGACGGGGACCGAGCACGTGCCCACCCACGGTGGTGTGCTCCTGGTCTGCAACCACGTGGGCTACCTCGACTTCATCTACGGCGGGCTCGCGGCCCACCCCTCGCGACGGTTGGTGCGCTTCATGGCCAAGCGCGAGGTCTTCGACCACGCCGTGGGTGGTCCGGTGATGCGCTCGATGCACCACATCTCCGTGGACCGCGGCGAGGGTCTCCAGTCCTTCCAGGACGCGGTGTCGTACCTCCGCTCGGGCGAGGCGGTCGGAATCTTTCCCGAGGCGACCATCTCGCGGTCCTTCGAGCTCAAGGAGTTCAAGACCGGTGCGGTGCGGATCGCCGCCGAGGCCGGGGTGCCCCTCGTGCCCGTGGTCCTGTGGGGCACGCAGCGCCTGTTCACCAAGGACCATCCCCGGGACTTCTCCCGCGGCAAGACCATCGCCATCTCGGTCGGTGAGCCCCTGCACCCGACGGGGGCCGATCCGGTCGCCGAGACCGCCGAGCTGAAGTCGCGGATGGCCGTGCTCCTCGACGAGACGATCGCTCGCTACCCGGCCGAGGAGCAGCCCGCCGGTTCGTGGTGGCTACCCGCACGGCACGGTGGCACCGCACCCACCCTCGAGCGTGCGGCCGAGCTCGACGCCGAGGAGAAGGCCGAGCGGGCGCGCCGGCGCGCTGCGCGGGCTGCAGGCGACTCGTAG
- a CDS encoding pyridoxal phosphate-dependent aminotransferase, with product MRQIRQSQKLRGVRYDVRGPILVEAQRLEAEGHRILKLNIGNTAPFGFDAPEQILADMIHHLPESQGYSDSQGIWSARTAVMHYYQSHGLREVGVEDIYIGNGVSELISMVLQAFVDDGNEILIPAPDYPLWTGAVTLAGGTPVHYLCDESNDWNPDLADVEAKITENTHAIVIINPNNPTGAVYSEETVRALVDIARRHRLVVMADEIYEKILFEDAVHHHAATFAGNDVLCLTFSGLSKAYRVCGYRAGWVMISGPKEIATDFLEGLTLIANMRMCANVPAQHAIQTALGGYQSIEELIGPGGRFYEQSMLAHRLLNEIPGVTSVKPSGALYCFPRLDPDVYAIEDDQDFVIELLRAKKILVTHGTGFNWPAPDHFRLVTLPEAAVLEEAIGRIGEFLATRR from the coding sequence ATGCGCCAGATCCGCCAGAGCCAGAAGCTTCGAGGTGTCCGCTACGACGTGCGGGGGCCGATCCTGGTCGAGGCACAGCGGCTCGAGGCCGAGGGACACCGGATCCTCAAGCTCAACATCGGCAACACCGCGCCGTTCGGCTTCGACGCCCCCGAGCAGATCCTGGCCGACATGATCCACCACCTCCCGGAGTCCCAGGGCTACAGCGACTCCCAGGGCATCTGGTCGGCCCGCACCGCCGTCATGCACTACTACCAGTCGCACGGGCTCCGTGAGGTCGGCGTCGAGGACATCTACATCGGCAACGGGGTGTCCGAGCTGATCTCGATGGTCCTGCAGGCCTTCGTCGACGACGGCAACGAGATCCTCATCCCGGCGCCCGACTACCCGCTGTGGACCGGGGCGGTGACCCTGGCGGGCGGCACGCCGGTCCACTACCTGTGCGACGAGTCCAACGACTGGAACCCCGACCTCGCCGACGTCGAGGCCAAGATCACCGAGAACACCCACGCGATCGTGATCATCAACCCCAACAACCCCACCGGAGCGGTCTACAGCGAGGAGACCGTGCGGGCTCTCGTCGACATCGCTCGACGGCACCGGCTCGTGGTGATGGCGGACGAGATCTACGAGAAGATCCTCTTCGAGGACGCAGTGCACCACCACGCGGCCACCTTCGCCGGCAACGACGTGCTGTGCCTGACCTTCTCAGGTCTGTCGAAGGCCTACCGGGTGTGCGGCTATCGCGCAGGGTGGGTGATGATCTCGGGCCCCAAGGAGATCGCCACCGACTTCCTCGAGGGGCTCACCCTCATCGCCAACATGCGGATGTGCGCCAACGTCCCGGCGCAGCACGCGATCCAGACCGCCCTGGGCGGCTATCAGTCCATCGAGGAGCTCATCGGTCCAGGCGGACGCTTCTACGAGCAGTCGATGCTCGCCCACCGACTGCTGAACGAGATCCCCGGGGTCACCTCCGTGAAGCCCTCCGGGGCGCTCTACTGCTTTCCGCGCCTCGACCCCGACGTCTACGCGATCGAGGACGACCAGGACTTCGTGATCGAGCTGCTGCGCGCGAAGAAGATCCTCGTCACCCACGGCACCGGCTTCAACTGGCCCGCGCCCGATCACTTCCGGCTGGTCACCCTTCCCGAGGCGGCTGTCCTCGAGGAGGCCATCGGCCGGATCGGTGAGTTCCTCGCGACGAGGCGCTAG
- a CDS encoding GNAT family N-acetyltransferase, translating into MSRKTVRLTVDHLQEMAEPQRSCVYWQLTPVDAGRLDAEERAVEKERWVSAVLREWGSCGRVAMADGRQLGHAIYAPASWLPGAASLPTSPSTPDAVVLASVYVEPFARGGGIGRLLVQGVAADLVERGFTAVETYGDTRGRTSGCVLPSDFWGSVGFKTQRAHATTPRMRMELRSAISWKDEVELALEKVWGVVRPAKQKAARPIGGSVRTASKPGG; encoded by the coding sequence GTGTCACGCAAGACCGTCCGCCTGACGGTCGACCACCTCCAGGAGATGGCCGAGCCGCAACGTTCGTGCGTCTACTGGCAGCTCACGCCGGTCGACGCCGGCCGCCTCGACGCCGAGGAGCGCGCGGTGGAGAAGGAGCGCTGGGTCTCCGCCGTCCTGCGCGAGTGGGGATCCTGCGGACGCGTCGCGATGGCCGACGGGCGCCAGCTGGGCCATGCCATCTACGCACCCGCGTCCTGGCTGCCGGGTGCCGCGAGTCTGCCCACGTCGCCGAGCACGCCCGACGCGGTGGTCCTGGCGTCGGTCTACGTCGAGCCCTTCGCCCGAGGAGGCGGGATCGGCAGGCTGCTCGTGCAGGGCGTGGCGGCGGACCTGGTGGAGCGGGGCTTCACCGCGGTGGAGACGTACGGCGACACGCGCGGCCGCACCTCGGGGTGCGTCCTGCCCTCGGACTTCTGGGGGAGCGTGGGGTTCAAGACCCAGCGCGCCCACGCGACGACACCCCGGATGCGGATGGAGCTGCGGTCGGCGATCTCGTGGAAGGACGAGGTCGAGCTGGCGCTGGAGAAGGTGTGGGGCGTCGTACGCCCGGCCAAGCAGAAGGCGGCCCGCCCGATCGGTGGATCGGTGCGGACCGCCTCGAAGCCTGGTGGCTGA
- the trxA gene encoding thioredoxin, which produces MANIAAVTDAEFEAQVLKSDKPVLVDFWAEWCGPCRQVAPILDEINAEHGEKITLLKMNVDENPVTPSSYRVTGIPTINVYQGGEVVKSIVGAKPKAALLKELADFI; this is translated from the coding sequence GTGGCCAACATCGCCGCAGTGACCGACGCCGAGTTCGAGGCGCAGGTCCTCAAGTCCGACAAGCCCGTCCTGGTCGACTTCTGGGCGGAGTGGTGCGGCCCCTGCCGCCAGGTCGCCCCCATCCTCGACGAGATCAACGCCGAGCACGGCGAGAAGATCACGCTGCTCAAGATGAACGTCGACGAGAACCCCGTCACGCCCTCGTCCTACCGCGTGACCGGCATCCCGACGATCAACGTCTACCAGGGCGGCGAGGTCGTGAAGTCGATCGTCGGCGCCAAGCCCAAGGCCGCGCTCCTCAAGGAGCTCGCCGACTTCATCTGA
- a CDS encoding MarR family winged helix-turn-helix transcriptional regulator, translating to MHSPEETAALDRVLHLAALVQRDLSRFERESGLTTPRVHLLWVLGETGPTTQQRLSAALGVTPRNVTGLVDGLVSSGHVTREPHPTDRRATLVTPTEDGARVIVDLVSSHAELAHELFGDLPATRLAAFSATLDQTIETFTSLMGDHAP from the coding sequence ATGCACAGTCCGGAGGAGACCGCTGCGTTGGACAGGGTGCTGCACCTCGCGGCGCTGGTCCAGCGCGACCTGTCGCGCTTCGAGAGGGAGTCGGGTCTCACGACGCCCCGGGTGCACCTGCTGTGGGTCCTCGGGGAGACGGGCCCCACGACGCAGCAGCGGCTGTCAGCTGCTCTGGGGGTGACTCCGCGCAACGTCACCGGCCTGGTCGACGGGCTCGTAAGCAGCGGCCACGTGACACGCGAGCCGCACCCGACCGACCGGCGGGCAACCCTGGTCACACCGACGGAGGACGGCGCCCGGGTGATCGTCGACCTCGTCTCAAGCCACGCCGAGCTGGCCCATGAGCTCTTCGGCGACCTGCCCGCGACGCGCCTGGCGGCGTTCTCCGCCACCCTCGACCAGACCATCGAGACCTTCACCAGCCTGATGGGCGATCACGCACCATGA
- the trxB gene encoding thioredoxin-disulfide reductase: protein MSETTAPTDATTRNVIIIGSGPSGYTAAVYAARAALEPLVFEGSVTAGGALMNTTEVENFPGFRDGIMGPALMDEMRAQAERFGAELVSDDVLEVDLTGDVKVVKTATDTYTARSVILATGSGYRKLGLPREEELSGRGVSWCATCDGFFFREQAIAVVGGGDSAIEEATFLTRFGSRVYLIHRRDELRASKIMQERAFADPKLEMVWNSEVAAINGDERVESITLRDTVTGDERELAVTGLFIAIGHDPRSELLTGQVDLDDDGYVLVNHPSTATNLPGVFAAGDLVDHHYRQAITAAGTGCAAALDAERYIAALDHAASTAGSAEATAEVITETVQTAGA, encoded by the coding sequence ATGAGCGAGACGACCGCCCCGACCGACGCGACGACCCGCAACGTGATCATCATCGGCTCCGGCCCCTCTGGCTACACTGCCGCCGTCTACGCCGCCCGGGCCGCGCTCGAGCCCCTGGTCTTCGAGGGCTCGGTCACCGCAGGCGGTGCGCTGATGAACACCACCGAGGTCGAGAACTTCCCCGGCTTCCGTGACGGGATCATGGGTCCCGCGCTGATGGACGAGATGCGCGCCCAGGCCGAGCGGTTCGGCGCCGAGCTCGTGTCCGACGACGTCCTCGAGGTCGACCTCACCGGTGACGTCAAGGTCGTGAAGACCGCCACCGACACCTACACCGCGCGCTCGGTGATCCTTGCGACCGGCTCGGGCTACCGCAAGCTCGGGCTGCCCCGCGAGGAGGAGCTCTCCGGCCGCGGCGTCTCGTGGTGCGCGACCTGCGACGGCTTCTTCTTCCGCGAGCAGGCCATCGCTGTCGTCGGCGGCGGCGACTCCGCGATCGAGGAGGCCACCTTCCTCACCCGTTTCGGCTCGAGGGTCTACCTGATCCACCGCCGCGACGAGCTGCGCGCGTCCAAGATCATGCAGGAGCGCGCCTTCGCCGACCCGAAGCTCGAGATGGTCTGGAACTCCGAGGTCGCCGCCATCAACGGCGACGAGCGCGTCGAGTCCATCACGCTGCGCGACACCGTCACCGGCGACGAGCGAGAGCTCGCGGTCACCGGCCTGTTCATCGCCATCGGCCACGACCCCCGCTCCGAGCTGCTCACCGGTCAGGTCGACCTCGACGACGACGGCTACGTCCTGGTCAACCACCCCTCGACCGCCACCAACCTCCCGGGCGTCTTCGCGGCGGGTGACCTGGTCGACCACCACTACCGCCAGGCGATCACCGCCGCCGGCACCGGCTGCGCGGCCGCGCTGGACGCGGAGCGCTACATCGCCGCCCTCGACCACGCTGCCTCCACCGCGGGCTCCGCCGAGGCGACGGCCGAGGTCATCACCGAGACGGTGCAGACCGCCGGAGCCTGA
- the sigM gene encoding RNA polymerase sigma factor SigM, with product MDTDPMSSEPHPSDVELLRAHVAGDPDAFGELFGRHRDRLWAVALRTMGNPEDAADGLQDAMIAAFRRAGSFRGDSAVTTWLHRIVVNACLDRHRAAKVRRVEALPEDVEDRGSLVAAATPADGPEATALDRERRQRVLDALATLPVEQRAALVLVDMEGHSVAEAAEMLGCASGTVKSRCSRGRARLAPLLLDLDATPSAPGPGNPPGPGTVQSPRSPRGPPAS from the coding sequence ATGGACACCGACCCCATGAGCAGCGAGCCGCATCCCAGCGACGTCGAGCTCCTGAGGGCCCACGTCGCCGGCGACCCCGACGCCTTCGGCGAGCTGTTCGGGCGCCATCGCGACCGGCTGTGGGCCGTGGCGCTCCGCACGATGGGCAACCCCGAGGACGCCGCCGACGGTCTCCAGGACGCCATGATCGCCGCATTCCGGCGCGCCGGGTCCTTCCGCGGCGACTCCGCGGTCACCACCTGGCTGCACCGCATCGTCGTGAACGCCTGCCTCGACCGGCACCGTGCCGCCAAGGTCCGACGCGTCGAGGCACTGCCCGAGGACGTCGAGGACCGCGGCAGTCTCGTCGCAGCGGCGACCCCGGCCGACGGCCCCGAGGCCACCGCACTGGACCGCGAGCGACGGCAGCGGGTCCTCGACGCGCTGGCGACGCTGCCCGTCGAGCAGCGCGCGGCGCTGGTGCTCGTCGACATGGAGGGACACAGCGTCGCCGAGGCCGCCGAGATGCTGGGTTGCGCCTCCGGCACCGTGAAGTCCAGGTGCTCGCGCGGACGCGCCAGGCTCGCTCCCCTCCTGCTCGACCTCGACGCGACCCCCAGCGCGCCCGGTCCCGGGAACCCGCCGGGGCCCGGCACCGTCCAATCCCCGAGGTCACCTCGCGGACCACCCGCGTCCTGA
- a CDS encoding protein kinase family protein: MRWAVPGAMQAGELLADRYRLEDLLTESRGGRFWRATDTVLDRPVAVHVIPRDDERADGLVEAARLVGPLSDRRILRVLDAEVADDACYVVNEWGQGVSLDILIQREGPQPPRKVAWLVSEVAEALAHAHHKGLAHGRLVPENVLIDDHGHVRIIGFGVDAALMGLPPGRRSADVTDLVSLLYFSLTGKWPGVSKSAMPPAPLAHGHVLRPRQVRAGIPRPLDALCDQVLNPVGLARSPKFEQDLTTALGICEVLLEFLGDPTPVGNGTAHGTAVPPTDPPTDAQQQTTFVGPVEPPAPAKAPPQAPTPAASADLPTQAGMPVFHDDSDDVEWLRARSEKPAPPPPLEEIPAKPLFAPEPPEGQPQRRPRPGARAAPADSGFWPWDSSSAGQSSSGIHAAGHTGSWGTGSWGTGSWGVEETFDEPDDRVPGRSWIRLAMIVGLLALILVAAVAAYQFGLPDPDPEPPAPSTGTSQSPASPQPFTDITATDFDPQGDPPREEYPELVPLALDGDPSTVWRTSTYKQDFGPAGLKTGVGLVLDLGATKGVREIEVTTVGGETAVAVYVTGTPPTGVADLTPVGTALGEGVLTVALDEAVSGRYVTVWLTSLPEVDGGFRGTIAEVQVRG; encoded by the coding sequence GTGAGGTGGGCGGTGCCGGGAGCCATGCAGGCCGGCGAGCTCCTTGCCGACCGCTACCGCCTCGAAGACCTGTTGACGGAGAGTCGCGGCGGGCGGTTCTGGCGCGCCACCGACACCGTGCTCGACCGGCCGGTCGCAGTCCACGTGATCCCCCGGGACGACGAACGGGCCGACGGCCTGGTGGAGGCGGCGCGGCTGGTCGGCCCGCTCTCCGACCGGCGGATCCTGCGCGTGCTCGACGCCGAGGTCGCCGACGACGCGTGCTACGTCGTCAACGAGTGGGGCCAGGGCGTCTCGCTCGACATCCTGATCCAGCGCGAGGGCCCCCAGCCGCCGCGCAAGGTCGCCTGGCTGGTGTCCGAGGTCGCCGAGGCGCTCGCGCACGCCCACCACAAGGGCCTCGCACACGGCCGTCTGGTGCCTGAGAACGTGCTGATCGACGACCACGGCCACGTGCGCATCATCGGCTTCGGGGTGGACGCGGCGCTGATGGGCCTTCCTCCGGGTCGACGCTCCGCGGACGTCACCGACCTGGTCTCGCTGCTCTACTTCTCCCTGACCGGCAAGTGGCCCGGGGTCTCGAAGTCCGCCATGCCACCCGCGCCCCTGGCCCACGGACACGTGCTTCGGCCGCGTCAGGTCCGGGCCGGGATCCCCCGTCCCCTGGACGCCCTGTGCGACCAGGTGCTCAACCCCGTCGGCCTCGCCCGCTCCCCGAAGTTCGAGCAGGACCTGACGACGGCCCTCGGCATCTGCGAGGTGCTGCTGGAGTTCCTGGGCGACCCGACGCCCGTCGGCAACGGCACGGCCCACGGCACCGCCGTCCCGCCGACCGACCCCCCGACCGATGCGCAGCAGCAGACGACCTTCGTGGGACCGGTGGAGCCGCCCGCCCCCGCGAAGGCGCCGCCCCAGGCGCCCACCCCGGCCGCCAGCGCGGACCTGCCGACCCAGGCGGGCATGCCCGTGTTCCACGACGACTCCGACGACGTCGAGTGGCTGCGCGCCCGGAGCGAGAAGCCTGCTCCCCCGCCGCCGCTCGAGGAGATCCCCGCCAAGCCGCTCTTCGCACCCGAGCCCCCGGAGGGTCAGCCGCAACGCAGGCCGCGGCCCGGGGCTCGTGCGGCCCCAGCGGACTCGGGGTTCTGGCCCTGGGACTCCTCCAGCGCCGGACAGTCCTCCTCGGGCATCCACGCGGCCGGCCACACGGGGTCGTGGGGCACGGGGTCGTGGGGCACCGGGTCATGGGGCGTCGAGGAGACCTTCGACGAGCCCGATGACCGCGTGCCCGGCCGTTCCTGGATCCGGCTGGCGATGATCGTCGGCCTGCTCGCGCTCATCCTGGTCGCCGCGGTCGCCGCCTACCAGTTCGGACTGCCCGACCCCGATCCCGAACCGCCCGCGCCCAGCACCGGCACCTCGCAGAGCCCTGCGTCGCCGCAGCCCTTCACCGACATCACCGCCACCGACTTCGACCCCCAGGGCGATCCGCCGCGCGAGGAGTACCCCGAGCTGGTGCCGCTGGCCCTCGACGGTGACCCGAGCACGGTCTGGCGGACCTCGACCTACAAGCAGGACTTCGGCCCCGCCGGCCTGAAGACGGGCGTCGGCCTCGTCCTCGACCTCGGGGCGACCAAGGGCGTCAGGGAGATCGAGGTGACCACGGTCGGTGGCGAGACCGCGGTCGCCGTCTACGTCACGGGCACGCCGCCGACGGGCGTGGCAGACCTGACTCCCGTCGGGACGGCCCTGGGAGAGGGTGTCCTCACCGTCGCGCTCGACGAGGCGGTCTCCGGGCGCTACGTCACCGTCTGGCTCACCTCGCTCCCCGAGGTGGACGGTGGCTTCCGCGGCACGATCGCCGAGGTGCAGGTCCGCGGGTGA
- the murJ gene encoding murein biosynthesis integral membrane protein MurJ translates to MTDQRILRSSAVMAAGTVVSRLSGFLRSVLLVAALGGVLRADLFSIANTLPNMVYILLAGGIFNAVLVPQLVRRIKDDLDGGDAYASRVITLSALFLGVVTILLVVVAPVLLRLYLDSAFLEPDRADHLESIVDLTRWCLPQVFFYGMFVLVGQILNARGSFGPMMWAPIANNVIAVAMLLTYLLVYGTATEETRYDALDTGPEVLLGLGSTLGIVAQLLVLLPYLRRAGFTYRPRFDFRDPELKHTLSLGVWTVLFVVVTQLAYLVVVKLASSGTAAGGEGTGYTVYSSGMLLMMVPHSVVTVSLATAVLPRLSRLAHDGELGEVGAILASTMRTALALVLPFAVLLPLLAPDVATALFGWGAGEGDLFAPTIAMFGPALVFFTVHYLMLRGFYALEQTRRVFFIQVAVSVTNVTVALALVPSRPPAETAPLLVVAYLSSYVVGSAISFWVLRRTLGGLHVRRLVRFLVRMAVVLALAAGATWVALWAMAGLGEDPHPAVAMLRAGVAGLVGGVVVLLGARTLHVREVTSLLDTVAARLSRAR, encoded by the coding sequence GTGACCGACCAGCGCATCCTCAGGTCCTCGGCGGTGATGGCCGCCGGCACGGTGGTCTCCCGGCTGTCGGGCTTCCTGCGCAGCGTCCTGCTCGTGGCGGCCCTGGGTGGCGTGCTCCGCGCCGATCTGTTCTCGATCGCCAACACCCTGCCCAACATGGTCTACATCCTGCTGGCCGGCGGAATCTTCAACGCGGTGCTGGTCCCGCAGCTGGTCCGCCGCATCAAGGACGACCTGGACGGAGGTGACGCCTACGCCAGCAGGGTGATCACCCTGTCGGCGCTCTTCCTGGGCGTCGTCACGATCCTCCTCGTCGTGGTCGCACCGGTGCTGCTGCGGCTCTATCTCGACTCCGCGTTCCTCGAACCCGACCGGGCCGACCACCTGGAGTCGATCGTCGACCTCACCCGCTGGTGCCTGCCACAGGTTTTCTTCTACGGGATGTTCGTCCTGGTCGGCCAGATCCTCAACGCGCGCGGCAGCTTCGGCCCGATGATGTGGGCGCCGATCGCCAACAACGTCATCGCCGTGGCGATGCTCCTGACCTATCTGCTGGTCTACGGCACGGCGACCGAGGAGACCCGGTACGACGCCCTCGACACCGGGCCCGAGGTGCTGCTGGGTCTCGGCTCCACGCTGGGGATCGTCGCCCAGCTCCTCGTCCTGCTGCCCTACCTGCGCCGCGCGGGGTTCACCTACCGTCCACGGTTCGACTTCCGCGACCCCGAGCTCAAGCACACGCTCTCCCTCGGGGTGTGGACGGTCCTGTTCGTGGTGGTGACCCAGCTGGCCTACCTCGTCGTCGTCAAGCTCGCCTCGAGCGGGACCGCCGCGGGGGGCGAGGGAACGGGCTACACCGTCTACTCCAGCGGCATGCTCCTGATGATGGTCCCGCACTCCGTGGTGACCGTCTCGTTGGCGACCGCGGTCCTGCCCCGGCTCTCCCGCCTCGCCCACGACGGCGAGCTCGGTGAGGTCGGCGCGATCCTGGCGTCGACGATGCGTACGGCGCTGGCGCTGGTGCTGCCGTTCGCCGTGCTGCTTCCGCTGCTCGCCCCCGACGTGGCCACCGCGCTCTTCGGCTGGGGCGCGGGCGAGGGTGATCTCTTCGCCCCCACCATCGCGATGTTCGGACCCGCCCTGGTCTTCTTCACCGTCCACTACCTCATGCTGCGCGGCTTCTACGCGCTCGAGCAGACCCGCCGGGTGTTCTTCATCCAGGTGGCGGTGTCGGTGACCAACGTGACGGTCGCGCTGGCGCTGGTGCCTTCGCGGCCTCCTGCCGAGACCGCCCCCCTGCTGGTCGTGGCCTACCTGTCGTCGTACGTCGTCGGCTCGGCCATCAGCTTCTGGGTGCTGCGTCGCACCCTCGGCGGCCTGCACGTGCGACGCCTGGTCCGCTTCCTGGTGCGGATGGCGGTCGTGCTCGCCCTCGCCGCCGGCGCGACGTGGGTCGCGTTGTGGGCGATGGCCGGCCTCGGGGAGGACCCGCACCCCGCCGTGGCGATGCTGCGCGCTGGCGTCGCGGGCCTCGTCGGTGGAGTCGTCGTGCTCCTGGGCGCTCGCACCCTGCACGTCCGCGAGGTCACCAGTCTTCTCGACACCGTCGCGGCACGCCTCTCGCGAGCGCGATAG